ACCTTTAGAGACCCTGTGACCCTGAAAATGTTTCGGAGTCGCAGCTGGTTTGGGGGTGGATGGAATCGCCCGAAGAATCGTCTTTCACTTGATCATCTGAAATATTTGTACAGCGTACTGGAGCGTAATACGACCGTGTCGGAAAGTAACCGAGGACTGCTGGTGGAATCGTTACGTTCGATAGCGGAAATACTGATTTGGGGCGATCAAAATGATTCTTCCGTGTTCGAGTGAGTTCTCGCTGTTCCGCAGTTACATTATTGGCTGTTGTTCtttgttcattgtttttgtattttattgttcTCGTAGCTTCTTTCTGGAAAAGAATATGCTGTCCTACTTTTTGCATATTATGCGCCAAAAGAGCGGAGGATCTAGCTTCGTGTGCGTACAACTGCTCCAAACACTGAACATCCTGTTCGAAAACATCCGTAACGAGACGTCGCTGTGTAAGTAATGCGCGAAATGCACCATGCATTACGCCGTTGTTTAATGGCGCGTAGCATACTTCCGCTCCGTAATGCTAACACAAACCATTCGGTGTTTCCTTATACTTTCAGATTACTTGCTTAGCAATAACTTGGTCAATTCGATCATAGTACACAAATTTGACTTCTCCGACGAAGATGTAATGGggtattatatattatttctGAAAACGTTGAGCCTCAAGCTCAACACGCATACGATACATTTCTTTTACAATGAGCATACGAACGATTTTCCACTCTACACGGAAGCGATCAAATTCTTCAACCACCCCGAGTCGATGGTACGCATTGCCGTGCGTACGATTACCTTGAACGTTTACAGGGTGCAAAACCCGAACATGTTGCAGTTCATACGCGACAAAACGGCCGCACCGTACTTTAGCAATCTAGTATGGTTCATAGGGAAACATATCCTGGAGTTGGACAATTGCGTACGCAATGACATTGAGTAAGTAAATGGCACCACTACACTGAAACATGCCGTAAACGAAGTActgttcgtttattttccCCAGCCATCAATCCCAGCACCGTTTGGCAAACCTTGTAGCGGAACATTTGGATCATCTACATTATCTGAACGATATACTCTGTCTCGATATTGCCGATCTGAATGCCGTCCTGACCGAGCACCTGCTGCACAAGCTGTTCGTGCCATTGTACATATTCTCGCTTACACCCTCACCGCCAATGTCGATGGCGGAGGTGACGTGTAACCTTGCGGCCGTCTTGAACAAGGTGGTCGATATTGACATCAAAGAGATGAACAATCCACGCGTTGCAAGTGTCGTGGCTTTGTTTCTGCTGTCGCTCGTGTTTCTTGTAGTAACGCATCGGCCACTGATAAATGCGCTCACCTGGGTGATTCTGAACGCGGATCACACCGTTTTTAAGGAGGGAGCTGCCCAGGTACTGAACGCTTACATCGACAACCGGGAGGTGGTAGCGCTGGGATTTGTTCAACCGGTGGAAAGTCTGGAAGAAGCGTTGGAAAGTACGGTACCGTCTACGGCAGCTTATGGCGTTGAGCAGCTACACTTGGGAGATGAACGAACCAATGACAGAGGTGGTAGTAATAAAAGCcccaacagtagcagcagtagtagcaacaAAAGCCAGGTTAGCAGTAGCTCCAGCACTTCAACCAACAATGAACCACCCATATCGAGTAAGCAAGCTGCAAATGGCACTCGTGGTATACTTTTCTTCATTACATTTGTTGCCTCGGATTTCAGATTCTCCTAGTCCGCCAACGCTCTCAGAAGAGATCGAAAAGGTGAACATCACCGATGAGGAAAAGGAGAAGCTCCTGCTCAATGCTTACCGAACGCCCGAAACGAATCGTCCCTTTCTCGACATGGTCCTATCATCACTTGAATGCACCGAGAACGATTTTCTAGCACTGTTGGCcttgtgtttgctttatgCACTTGCCAACAATAAAGGTATGAAGAATGTATGAATTACTGCcagtagtagtaatagcagtAGTACCAGGGGATTTAGTAATacaatggggtttttttgtaaatggcTATCATCGATTAACCAAACGCTAATTGCGATAGTTACTTCACAGATTGTATTTAACTTACCGTTTCCTTCACGCTTTACATCTTCTCATCTGCTCATCGCATTACACTACAGCTAATATTTGCCACTATTAactttaaattacttttcatactaacattgctgctgctgttttgaAATGATTATTCGAATTTTGCACATCCTGACTAACGTATCATCGTGTCGTTGCAATGAACACTTCTTCTCGCTGTTGGTGCCGGTTTTGTAGACGGTTAGTTATCTATCTATTATTTAATGTATAATCTTAATGTGTAGCTTTACGTTTAAATATGGATTTTCCTGTCGGCCACTATGCAAAATTTATGAACACGGGTGGTTGATAAAAATTAGTTTGCTAACATTTACGCCTGTAACATTTGGTTGGCTAATTGGCATGCTTCTATGTATCTATCACTGAATAgtgaaaacaaatgtatttGTGGTATTAATTTGAAACAACCATTAGTAGACACCATCAACCACTAACATTGGCAGTAAAAGTGACGTTttctagttttattttgtttgagaTTATGCATTATATTAGCGAACGATTAATCTAATTTTATCCATGACCTTTTCTAGGTGTTAACTCAGAATGGTTAGAGATTGTGTTGAATCGCTCGTCGCCTACAAACCGCACGCAGTATAATGTGGTTCTGATCGAGAAGTTGTTGCAGATCGTTAACATTTCTAGCCAACCTTGTGAGTaacgaatgaaacaaattcgcagttttggtgaaatttttaacatttatttttatgtctgGATGTGCTTCTTAGCCTGCCGGATACGACTCGTTACCACGGAACTAGCGTTGAAGCTTCTCGGTCAGATAATAGGCACCGGTATGGAAGATTCTGCCACTTCCGTGCCGGAAGAGTATCTGTCTGCTCTGAATCAATCCCGTAATCAGGCGATGAATGTGTTGAAAAATTTCTACAAATCGGAAGACATTTTCTTGGACCTTTTCGAAGACGAGTAAGTGGAAACGTTGCGTTTGTTGCTTGATTGCCTTAATTTACGATGTAATGCTATGTGCCAATGTTTCTTGACCACAGATATAACGAAATGGTGAAATCTACACTGAATGTGGAATTTCTCTGCAATGACTCTACTATTCTGTTACCACCGACTGGAACGCCCCTGACTGGCATTGGATTCACCCGTCGCCTACCGTGCGGGGAGGTTGAGAAAGCCCGCCGTGCAATCCGTGTATTTTTTCTACTGCGCCGAATGTGCCAGTCAACATCGGGAGAAAAGGAAACACTGCTTCCGCTCACCAATCTGGGCCAATGTGTTCAAATAGATAATGCGCTTGATTTGAGTAAGTGGTGTTAATGGCGACTGCTGTTGTAGCATTGTTACTGTAATAAAATATCGTTCTGTTTTGTAGATAATAGTGATCTTATTGCCTGCACCGTAGTCATGCGAGACGGGACGAAATATCGACGGTTTTTGGTAATGGATATCCTACAGCTCATACTGGTAGAACCGGACAGCAAACGATTAGGATGGGGTGTTGCAAAATTCGTTGGATTTCTGCAGGATGTGGAAGTGAACGGTGATAAGGAAGATTCGCGCAGTCTTCATCTAACCATCCATCGAGGTGGTGCGACTAACAATCGTACGCCCATACTGTCCGCGAAGTTTATGTTTGACGATCATATTCGGTGTATGGCAGCTAAGCAGAGGTTGACCAAGGGACGCAGCAAAGcaaggcaaaagaaaatgtttcaaatagcGCAACTGTTGGAAATTCCGGGACAGTTGAACGAAACGTCTTTTCCATCACTCGCGGCGGGAGGATCTTCGGCAAGTGGTACGCCGTCGCTACGGCATGGATCGTCCGCACGCCAAGGGAGGGAACATCGTCCCCTGTTTTCTACCAGCAACCGTGTACCCGGTGTGGCAGCTGCGTTAAGACGTGACAGTATGCCATCGGGGAGCGTTAGCCGCGTGCAGATGAGCGCGAGTCGCTCAACTGAAGGGTAAGAAATGAGTTAAATTACCTTTTAGGCAGATTCTTGCAATGAAAAATTTTGCATGTAGATTTgataactgttttttttttctattttagcGAACCAACTGGTGCACGAAGGAAACTACCCGTGGGAGCTGCACGGCGAGAGAGTAGCCAACCGATTGGTATTGGATCGAGTTCGATGAAATCGCGTGATAATTCACGTAACCGGTCGAGTACGCCTCGCTCGAGGGAATCGAGTCCTCGCATACCAAGACCACGTTCGGAAGAAATACCACTGGAAGATTTTCGTCGCTCACAAAACTCTAGTCCTGTGTCGCGCAACTCGTCCAACAATCCATCCCGTTCGCATACTCCTTCTCGATTGTCGCTAGAGCCGCTAAGTGTGGTCAACATCTCACCGAGCATAGGTGGCAATGGAAATGGGAACAGTGGCAACGGAAGCGTGCTGAGCGGTTCCGTCAAAGATCCGATCATTCCTAATGTGTTGTTAGCTGGTACCACCATTACTCCCGCACCAATCATAACACCGTTATCCGCTACGGTCGTGCCGTCGGAGTTAAGCCCCACATCGGAGGAAACATCATTCATTGCGCCCGAAGAAGAGCGCCAGAAAAAGCGTGGAGTTATCGAAACGGTATAAGAACGATCTTCGATTCTCCCGTGAGCGCGGACAAGCGTTTCGGCGGTGATGGTATTCTTCCTTTGTATTTATTTCAGTTGTATCGATTAGGTTTTATTGTTGAGATTTTTAACGTTCAGTTGGattagaaaataaattatgcaaatgtggCAATAACAAATGAATGTTTCGTAAATGTATgttagtgtaaaaaaaaaatattaatttcaatagATAGCAGCAAgaaatttttcacttttgaAATTTTCCTGCACTAATATGTGAAATGTTGCACGCTGTCATATCAAAGGACCACCAGACCAACCGTCATGCGACAAATGGTAGAATGTTTGACGTTTGTTTTACCGCATGTTTCCCCGCTTCTTGCGCGCCATTTGTATGTTGTTCGATTGCGGCCGGCTAAACTCCTGGCGCTTTGCTTGTTAAATTCAGTATCATCTATAGAAAATAGTTATTTGTGACCAACCGAAAAGATAGGGTACGTGTTGTTGGTGTATTGTTGTGTAGCGGATTAACTTTAACGCAGAGTTTCATTCAATCCGTCGTAGGTAAGTTATGGCTACATTGCCTCTATCGGAA
This region of Anopheles marshallii chromosome 2, idAnoMarsDA_429_01, whole genome shotgun sequence genomic DNA includes:
- the LOC128719203 gene encoding protein CLEC16A homolog — encoded protein: MFRSRSWFGGGWNRPKNRLSLDHLKYLYSVLERNTTVSESNRGLLVESLRSIAEILIWGDQNDSSVFDFFLEKNMLSYFLHIMRQKSGGSSFVCVQLLQTLNILFENIRNETSLYYLLSNNLVNSIIVHKFDFSDEDVMGYYILFLKTLSLKLNTHTIHFFYNEHTNDFPLYTEAIKFFNHPESMVRIAVRTITLNVYRVQNPNMLQFIRDKTAAPYFSNLVWFIGKHILELDNCVRNDIDHQSQHRLANLVAEHLDHLHYLNDILCLDIADLNAVLTEHLLHKLFVPLYIFSLTPSPPMSMAEVTCNLAAVLNKVVDIDIKEMNNPRVASVVALFLLSLVFLVVTHRPLINALTWVILNADHTVFKEGAAQVLNAYIDNREVVALGFVQPVESLEEALESTVPSTAAYGVEQLHLGDERTNDRGGSNKSPNSSSSSSNKSQVSSSSSTSTNNEPPISNSPSPPTLSEEIEKVNITDEEKEKLLLNAYRTPETNRPFLDMVLSSLECTENDFLALLALCLLYALANNKGVNSEWLEIVLNRSSPTNRTQYNVVLIEKLLQIVNISSQPSCRIRLVTTELALKLLGQIIGTGMEDSATSVPEEYLSALNQSRNQAMNVLKNFYKSEDIFLDLFEDEYNEMVKSTLNVEFLCNDSTILLPPTGTPLTGIGFTRRLPCGEVEKARRAIRVFFLLRRMCQSTSGEKETLLPLTNLGQCVQIDNALDLNNSDLIACTVVMRDGTKYRRFLVMDILQLILVEPDSKRLGWGVAKFVGFLQDVEVNGDKEDSRSLHLTIHRGGATNNRTPILSAKFMFDDHIRCMAAKQRLTKGRSKARQKKMFQIAQLLEIPGQLNETSFPSLAAGGSSASGTPSLRHGSSARQGREHRPLFSTSNRVPGVAAALRRDSMPSGSVSRVQMSASRSTEGEPTGARRKLPVGAARRESSQPIGIGSSSMKSRDNSRNRSSTPRSRESSPRIPRPRSEEIPLEDFRRSQNSSPVSRNSSNNPSRSHTPSRLSLEPLSVVNISPSIGGNGNGNSGNGSVLSGSVKDPIIPNVLLAGTTITPAPIITPLSATVVPSELSPTSEETSFIAPEEERQKKRGVIETV